In the genome of Paenibacillus sp. GP183, the window AATATAGAAAAATGGTGGGTTTATGAGAACGATTATAAAATTAGTCCGAATTTCTTTTCTGTTCGGAGTATTATTCCTGCTCTCGCTCGTTTTAATATCGCGACTTGATGCCCCGGCTTTGCCTGCACTCGCAGTGGCTAAGACACTAGACGATCTGGCTTGGTGGAAAGAGCAAGCTGTTGAAGCTGATCTTGCGGGTTTTTCTGAAGTGGAAGCCGAATACAAAGCTCGTGCGGAGGCATTCATCAAGTTTCAGTCCGCACCTTCGTCATTACCTCTAGAACCTGTTCCCTCCATGAAGACCGAATTGTATATCAAACAAGACAGGGAAAAAAAACCTTCTTTACCTCTCGCTAAGCATGAACCCGTTTCGGGCGTTTACCTTGGCATGTTGGGAGCCGACCGCAGGGTTGGCTATGATATCACAAAAATTGAAACGGTTTACGGACGCAAGCACACCATATTTTTGTCTTATGTTGGTTGGCGCAAGGTTCAAACTGCAACGGATACGTATTTTCCAAAACAAAATGCCGATCGTGCAAAAGCATTGGGCGGAGCCCTGCAGATTGGCTGGGAGCCTCGTTATGGTCTTGATGATGTGTAAGAAATGTCATCTTCCCGCCAGCGGGTAATTGTCCGGAACCAACAGGCTTATAAGTAAAAGGAACAGGGTCTGCTCCGAGTTCGATACCGGGCAAAAACCATTCCGAGCGCACTAAATGTTTATATAGCGCATCGGAAAGAGGGTTTTCACCAAGGTCAAACACATACTGACCATTCGTTCGAGCTGCTTGAGCACGGCTAAAATTGAAGTATGTGATGGCTTTTACCTGAGGATATATTCTCGGGAGTACTCCATACAGATAACCTAGCTGAGCTTCTGCCCAATCTGGGTATGATTTATTGGATGGCAATACGGTATGTGCAACGGCCGCTTCTGAAATTATGATCGGCTCATCTCCAGGATAGTAGTCATGGATGGTGTCGAGAGGCCTGAAATTTGGAGACCACACCATCGCCACATTCGGTGCTTCTTCTGCCATAATCTTATGAATCAGTCTAAATTTTTCAATGTATTTCTGCGGATCACCATGCCAAGGCACCCAGGCGCCGTTCATTTCAGAAGCATATCTCAAAAAAATCTGTTTTCCAAATTAGAGGACGGCAGCAGACCGTTTGCTTTGGGTCTGTTCAAAGGCGGTCGAAAGCTGGGCATAGCCTTTGAACCCCATTGGGAAGTCGAAGTCGATCTCCTGCTGCAGAATGCTTCCGAGCCGCTTCAAGTGGTTGCCTACAACCGAAATATGGATGTCATCGGTCTTAGCCAATTTTCTGTAAACTAGCAGGTCTGGTTGTAGAAGCAGACGATTACCGCACTGCTTCCTTGAGCATGGCTTCATTCATTGGACCCTGATGCTTTAATCGTATGAGGCCTCCGGGCTGAATGACGTAAGTCGAAGGAAATGCGGCAATCCTATAGGTTTGGGTGAGATCTCCTTTGGAATCAAAAAGAACAGGGAACGTGTATCTTTTCTCCCCCAGCCAATCTCCTACTGAACTTATACTTGTTTCCGAATTCGTTGCATTTACGGCCAGGATGATGACGTTATTATCACTGATATGCTCATAAAATTTCTGCATCTCCGGCATTTCGGTACGGCACGGCGGACACCATGTCGCCCAGAAATTAAGCACCACCGTTTGGTCTCGATAATCGGACAACTTAAACAACTGACCCTTCCTATCCGTTAGTTCGAAATCAGGCGCCTTCTGCCCTATTTTAAGGCCGACAGTGGAAGAAGTCGCGGCAGCTTCCGCTTTTTCCCAAAGATTGCTCCCCAATGTGGAAATAAATACATGTCCTATGGCAAATATAAGGATTAGCTGTATGGCAGTCATAGCGCTTCCCTGCATTTTTCTATACATCCAGCGGAAAAGAACCGCCAACCCCAGAAACACCAACAGCCCCAGTGTCAGTCGGTTTCCATCCCCCCAAATCAAAAGAAGTAGCGTTCTTGCCGAGTAACCTCCCAGTAAAAACACCAGAACCGAATCGAGCATCGTCTCTTTCGTGATCGAATTCTTTCTGCCTGCAGTATACAAATATACGATTGTTAATGCACTAGCCAGCCAAGCTCCCCTACCTCCGCCGTGAAAATAAAGCAGTGCAAGCGGCTCCTTCCATAGAATGGAAGGATCAAATATGAATGAGCTCAATTTCCAGCACAGAAGCCAAATAAGGAGAGAATTAGTCAGCAAAGATGCGAGAATTTGAGCTTGTTCACGTCCTCTTACACTAACTCGGTGTACTCCGATACCTGCCAGAGCCGATAATACCCATATAAAGATAGAAATTGTAATATTGAATGGACCGATCGCTATCGTTTCCATGGTTATGACTCTTCCGACAGCTGATCTTCACTGAACTCTTTATGCTTTCGTTCGATGAACAATGTCATCAAGGCAGTAAGCGCCAATCCCCCAAGGAAACCTCCAAGATGTGCGTAGATATCAACATGAGGAGCCACAATTGAGTATATGAAACCGATCACGATTATGGGGATTACGGTTTGTCTCGTCTCAAATTCAATCATATCCTTGCGAAAGATCGACAAATACAAGTAAGCGCCGTATACGCCGTAAATTGCACCGGAAGCACCAGCCCCGATATAAATGCCGCTGTGGAGTTGAGCACTGACCAGATTTCCGATAATACCGCAGGCAATATAAAATAAAAAGTACCGCGCAAGGCCGAGCATTCTTTCAAGAGGTGCGGCAAAAACATACATCGCAAAGCTGTTAAACAGCAGATGCTCCCAGCCTATATGTATAAAAATGGACGTTACGTATCGCCAAGGCTCAGGATGCATGTCTGGCAGGTTGAACATGGCTCCGAACCGAAGCAAGGTGGTGCTATCCTGCGACGAGCCGTACCATTCCATGGCCGCCATGACAAGCAATTGAATCACAATCATTGAGAAAGTGACAGGGTACTTCTGTATGTACTCATTCAAGCTTTCTCTTCGGGCAAACATGTGCAGGCCACTTCCCTTCTGCGATCTGAAGATATGTTCTCTTATTATAGCGCAGTTGAAGATGTATCCGTCATTTTTTTCTTCAGTTTTTCTATGGTAAAATAGCACTTAGGTTTAACACATGAAGTAAAGGAGTGCTTTATTTGAATACCATGAAAGCCATAGGACTTACTCGATACCTTCCGATTGAGAATACAGAAAGTTTGATTGATCTTACTGTAGAAAAGCCAAAAGCAAATGGACGTGACCTGTTGGTCAAGGTGATTGCAGTCTCCGTCAATCCCGTTGATACCAAGGTTCGTTCACCTAAAGAGAAAATCGAAGAAACGCCAAAGATATTAGGTTGGGACGTGGCAGGCATTGTGGAAGAAGCGGGAGAAGACTGTTCTCTTTTTCAGCCTGGGGATGAGGTGTTTTATGCCGGCAGCATCTCACGGCAAGGCGGCAACAGCGAATATCATCTGGTGGATGAGCGAATCGTCGGGCACAAGCCAAAGACTTTAAACTTTGCAGAAGCAGCGGCTCTGCCTCTAACATCCATCACGGCTTGGGAAGCGCTGTTTGAAAGAATGAAGATCTCCCAGGAGCCGAGGGCCAACGAAACAAAGTCCTTGCTAATCATTGGAGCTGCAGGCGGCGTAGGCTCGATTGCCATCCAGTTGGCGAAACATGCAGGTCTTACCGTCATTGGTACAGCTTCCCGCCAAGAAACAGTGGATTGGGTAACATCCATGGGCGCGGATCATATTGTCAATCATCATGAAGCTTTGCTCCCACAGCTCCAAGCATTGGGATTTTCGAGCGTTCCCTACATCTTCTGCTTGAATGCTTTGGAGAAACACTGGCAAGGCATCAGTGAAGCGGTCTCTCCGCAAGGTGTTGTCTGTGCCATTGATGATCCAAAATCACCGCTTAACCTCAATCTGCTCAAGCGAAAAAGCGCAACCTTTGTTTGGGAGTTCATGTTCACACGCTCTCTCTTTGAGACGGAAGACATGATCGAACAGCACATCTTGCTCAATCGCATCGCTAAGGCTGTGGATGCTGGCACGTTGAAAACAACTTTAACCCAACGCCTGGAACCCATCACAGCAGAGAATCTTCGTCACGCTCACGAACTCCTGGAGAGCAACAAGATGATTGGCAAATTGGTGCTGGAGCATTTTTAGAGTTTCTGATCACACAAGAAAAAAAGAGCCCATTGATCGCGATCAATGGGCTCTTTTTGGACTTCCCTAGAAAGTGGGGAGGTTATCCAGATTGTTTTCTTTTACCCCGTCGGGTTCACTTCGCAGGATATCACGTCCATAACGGTGGAAAACGTCTACATTAGCCAAAACCCCATCTTTCGCTTCATTCAAAGCAGATATATAATCCAACTGGCGCCCTGATGACGTTTGAATCGCAATAATATCACCGTCATCATTTTTTCGCACAGCTACAATGGACTCTTTGCCATCCGAGGCAGCGGCCTGCATTTGATCCTGCTCTGCCTGCATTTCACCCTGCTGCCTGTAATTCTGATAAATTTGTTCGAAATTTTCATTGGTAGGACCTTGATTCATCATAATCACCTCGTCCATTATGATGCACAGAATTCACCTTATTTATCAGGCCGCTTGTGGTTCCAAAATCTTTGACTCAATTTTTGAACTTAGCATTTAAGGGTTAGTAAACTAAAACTCACAAACAACAAGTCTAGCCTCAGTAATTTACAGCTTAACCTTTAGATAACATGCCATAGTCATCTAAAACTCAGTATTAGTGAACCCAACTTACCTAGTAAGGACATTTGGTTCACTGTAGCTCGCTGCCAAAAAAAATAGCGGAAAATAGTGACTTTGGAGTCATTAAACCTGACTATAACCTCATTAAATGAAATCGGGAAGGATAAAGATCTCCTATGCCGTCATTGCCCTAAGGTGCACCCAGGCTATTGAGAAGATCTCGACGGTAAACAAAAAGAAACCCGTCGTCTTGAAAAGACGCGGGTTTCTCTCCGAGATGACTCCTGATAAATCAGAAGTCATCTCTTGACAGCATAGGTCAGGGTATCTTTTGCAAACTTTGCTGCAATGCCTATTTAAGGACTGGAGTGCTGAGTGGAACTTTGCGTATCTTCGCCGTTTGCTCAAAGGAATAAGCAAGGGAGAGCAGCAGCGGTTCGCTGTAATCGCGGCCGAGCAATTCGGCGCCGACCGGAATACCGAGCGGTGCTGTTTTGGTCGGGGTGGAGAAGCCGCCAGGGAACGTCACGGCCGGGAAGCCGGTGCCGTTGGACAGTGTGCCGTTGCGCTCAGGCTGGTCCGTTTGGCCAGTCGGCGCGACGAGCACCTTCTGCAGCGGGTACAGGATGGCGTCAAGCTGGAGTTCGGCCATCTTCGAAGATACGGCCAAGCGCAGTTTGTCACGGTTCAGTGTGCGGTCTTTATATGTCTGGTTGTTCAGGCCGTCTTCCACGGCAATTTCGGATTCAAGCGTTTTCTGGATATCCGGCGACGCGGTTTTGGAATCCACCAGCTGTCGGAAGCTTTTCACGGGAGCATTAGATCCGAGTTCAGCAAAATATTTGTCCATAGCCGACCGGGCTTCCCAGTTGGAGGTGGCGACGACCGGGGACAGCTTGTCATATTCCGGCAGTGTGAAGTATATGATAGTCGCACCTTTGTCTTTCATCGTTTCGATCACTTGCTCCATGACTTTATTGACCTCTGCGTGGCGTTCTGCATCACCGTACAGGTTGGTCATGACGCCGATTCGCGCGCCTTTTAAGGAATCCGCATTCAACCCTGCCGCATAGCTGACGGGAGTCCTGCCGACACCGAACGCAGTGATCGGATCTTTGGGATCATAGCCAACCATGACATCGAGCAGTTTGGCTGCATCATTCACCGTACGGGTGATCGGACCAACTTCGTCCTGCGTGAAGCTGTTCGGCATAACGCCAGCACGGCTGACCAACCCTCTTGTCGGGCGAACGCCGACCAGACTGTTGGCGGAAGCGGGTGACCGGATCGATTGCCCGGTATCGCTGCCTGTACCCAGCACAGCAAAGTTGGAGGCAATCGCTGCGCCGGTTCCTCCGCTGGAACCGCCCGGTGTACGGGTCAAGTCATACGGGTTCAGGACTTGGCCGCCAAGGCTGCTGATGGATACGCCTCCGCGCGCGAACTCTTGCATGTTGGATTTTGCAAGGATGATAGCTCCGGCGTCGCGCATTTTGTTGACCGTGAAGGCGTCGGAGGTCGGTACCGAATCTTTCATGGCTACATTGCCTCCACTTGTAGGCATGTCATATGTATTGAAATTGTCCTTAAGAATGACAGGAATGCAATGCAGAGAGCCGACGCGGCCTTTGCTATCCTTGTACTGTTCATCCATCTTCTCTGCAATTTTCAGGGCATCAGGGTTGATGGTAAGAATGGCTCGAAGGGCTGGACCTTGCTTGTCATAGGCTTCGATGCGGGCAAGGTAGCTTTTGACCAGAGTGGTGCAAGTGAGCGTTTTATTCGCGAATGCGGCTTGGATGCTCTCGACGGTGGCTTCCTCGAGAACGAACGGTTTGGCTTTTTGCTTATCATTTTCACCAAACTTGCCATAGGCGGGGAACTGCAATACTCCGAGGACCAAAAATACGGTGAATAAGATCAGTGTAATCTTTTTGACAGGCGACTTCATACTGTTTCCCTCCCATTCAATTT includes:
- a CDS encoding redoxin domain-containing protein, encoding METIAIGPFNITISIFIWVLSALAGIGVHRVSVRGREQAQILASLLTNSLLIWLLCWKLSSFIFDPSILWKEPLALLYFHGGGRGAWLASALTIVYLYTAGRKNSITKETMLDSVLVFLLGGYSARTLLLLIWGDGNRLTLGLLVFLGLAVLFRWMYRKMQGSAMTAIQLILIFAIGHVFISTLGSNLWEKAEAAATSSTVGLKIGQKAPDFELTDRKGQLFKLSDYRDQTVVLNFWATWCPPCRTEMPEMQKFYEHISDNNVIILAVNATNSETSISSVGDWLGEKRYTFPVLFDSKGDLTQTYRIAAFPSTYVIQPGGLIRLKHQGPMNEAMLKEAVR
- a CDS encoding rhomboid family intramembrane serine protease; translated protein: MFARRESLNEYIQKYPVTFSMIVIQLLVMAAMEWYGSSQDSTTLLRFGAMFNLPDMHPEPWRYVTSIFIHIGWEHLLFNSFAMYVFAAPLERMLGLARYFLFYIACGIIGNLVSAQLHSGIYIGAGASGAIYGVYGAYLYLSIFRKDMIEFETRQTVIPIIVIGFIYSIVAPHVDIYAHLGGFLGGLALTALMTLFIERKHKEFSEDQLSEES
- a CDS encoding zinc-binding alcohol dehydrogenase family protein; translated protein: MKAIGLTRYLPIENTESLIDLTVEKPKANGRDLLVKVIAVSVNPVDTKVRSPKEKIEETPKILGWDVAGIVEEAGEDCSLFQPGDEVFYAGSISRQGGNSEYHLVDERIVGHKPKTLNFAEAAALPLTSITAWEALFERMKISQEPRANETKSLLIIGAAGGVGSIAIQLAKHAGLTVIGTASRQETVDWVTSMGADHIVNHHEALLPQLQALGFSSVPYIFCLNALEKHWQGISEAVSPQGVVCAIDDPKSPLNLNLLKRKSATFVWEFMFTRSLFETEDMIEQHILLNRIAKAVDAGTLKTTLTQRLEPITAENLRHAHELLESNKMIGKLVLEHF
- a CDS encoding DUF3892 domain-containing protein, with translation MNQGPTNENFEQIYQNYRQQGEMQAEQDQMQAAASDGKESIVAVRKNDDGDIIAIQTSSGRQLDYISALNEAKDGVLANVDVFHRYGRDILRSEPDGVKENNLDNLPTF
- a CDS encoding amidase family protein, producing MKSPVKKITLILFTVFLVLGVLQFPAYGKFGENDKQKAKPFVLEEATVESIQAAFANKTLTCTTLVKSYLARIEAYDKQGPALRAILTINPDALKIAEKMDEQYKDSKGRVGSLHCIPVILKDNFNTYDMPTSGGNVAMKDSVPTSDAFTVNKMRDAGAIILAKSNMQEFARGGVSISSLGGQVLNPYDLTRTPGGSSGGTGAAIASNFAVLGTGSDTGQSIRSPASANSLVGVRPTRGLVSRAGVMPNSFTQDEVGPITRTVNDAAKLLDVMVGYDPKDPITAFGVGRTPVSYAAGLNADSLKGARIGVMTNLYGDAERHAEVNKVMEQVIETMKDKGATIIYFTLPEYDKLSPVVATSNWEARSAMDKYFAELGSNAPVKSFRQLVDSKTASPDIQKTLESEIAVEDGLNNQTYKDRTLNRDKLRLAVSSKMAELQLDAILYPLQKVLVAPTGQTDQPERNGTLSNGTGFPAVTFPGGFSTPTKTAPLGIPVGAELLGRDYSEPLLLSLAYSFEQTAKIRKVPLSTPVLK